A window of the Microplitis mediator isolate UGA2020A chromosome 5, iyMicMedi2.1, whole genome shotgun sequence genome harbors these coding sequences:
- the LOC130667947 gene encoding uncharacterized protein LOC130667947 isoform X2 has product MSVNTFNFFHSSGNVTKNELNKLNDPMAMLHPTKASSIFTSKSFTSAGVKSKGLSIRSQSDLNIGITQSVKSSLKAGDAKKNLLTPHHDKVSKVIRKKQQQGLSPTSKSPHSLIRDKNKINEDIFKKPLTPRPIIDKKVYPEPENLAGYYNYEDNYNQMLIGTRALDKEAKEFSAAIRKPQKPIIPYEDDVVPTVPYIKQSPPPIFVSDDIVLSDVDLPTLSDDED; this is encoded by the exons atgtcTGTGAatacctttaattttttccattcctCTGGAAACGTCACTAAAAACGAATTAAATAAAC TGAATGATCCAATGGCGATGTTACATCCAACCAAAGCATCGTCAATCTTTACCTCGAAATCATTCACGTCGGCTGGTGTGAAATCAAAAGGATTAAGTATTCGATCTCAATCTGATCTAAATATTGGGATCACACAATCAGTTAAATCGTCTCTGAAAGCTGGTGatgctaaaaaaaatctgcTTACTCCTCACCATGATAAAGTATCCAAG GTCATACGTAAAAAGCAGCAACAAGGATTGTCACCGACTTCAAAGTCACCACACTCATTAATccgtgataaaaataaaataaacgaagatatattcaaaaaacCATTGACACCGAGACCAATTAtcgataaaaaagtttatcccGAGCCAGAAAATTTAGCtggttattataattacgaAGACAACTACA ATCAGATGTTGATTGGAACTCGTGCGCTTGATAAAGAAGCCAAAGAATTTTCTGCTGCTATTCGAAAACCTCAGAAACCGATAATTCCTTATGAAGATGATGTGGTTCCTACAGTTCCATATATAAAGCAAAGCCCTCCTCCAATTTTCGTCAGCGACGACATCGTCCTTTCAGATGTTGATCTTCCAACTCTGTCCGATGATGAagattag
- the LOC130667947 gene encoding uncharacterized protein LOC130667947 isoform X1, whose protein sequence is MSVNTFNFFHSSGNVTKNELNKQVNDPMAMLHPTKASSIFTSKSFTSAGVKSKGLSIRSQSDLNIGITQSVKSSLKAGDAKKNLLTPHHDKVSKVIRKKQQQGLSPTSKSPHSLIRDKNKINEDIFKKPLTPRPIIDKKVYPEPENLAGYYNYEDNYNQMLIGTRALDKEAKEFSAAIRKPQKPIIPYEDDVVPTVPYIKQSPPPIFVSDDIVLSDVDLPTLSDDED, encoded by the exons atgtcTGTGAatacctttaattttttccattcctCTGGAAACGTCACTAAAAACGAATTAAATAAAC aagTGAATGATCCAATGGCGATGTTACATCCAACCAAAGCATCGTCAATCTTTACCTCGAAATCATTCACGTCGGCTGGTGTGAAATCAAAAGGATTAAGTATTCGATCTCAATCTGATCTAAATATTGGGATCACACAATCAGTTAAATCGTCTCTGAAAGCTGGTGatgctaaaaaaaatctgcTTACTCCTCACCATGATAAAGTATCCAAG GTCATACGTAAAAAGCAGCAACAAGGATTGTCACCGACTTCAAAGTCACCACACTCATTAATccgtgataaaaataaaataaacgaagatatattcaaaaaacCATTGACACCGAGACCAATTAtcgataaaaaagtttatcccGAGCCAGAAAATTTAGCtggttattataattacgaAGACAACTACA ATCAGATGTTGATTGGAACTCGTGCGCTTGATAAAGAAGCCAAAGAATTTTCTGCTGCTATTCGAAAACCTCAGAAACCGATAATTCCTTATGAAGATGATGTGGTTCCTACAGTTCCATATATAAAGCAAAGCCCTCCTCCAATTTTCGTCAGCGACGACATCGTCCTTTCAGATGTTGATCTTCCAACTCTGTCCGATGATGAagattag
- the LOC130667947 gene encoding uncharacterized protein LOC130667947 isoform X3 — protein sequence MAMLHPTKASSIFTSKSFTSAGVKSKGLSIRSQSDLNIGITQSVKSSLKAGDAKKNLLTPHHDKVSKVIRKKQQQGLSPTSKSPHSLIRDKNKINEDIFKKPLTPRPIIDKKVYPEPENLAGYYNYEDNYNQMLIGTRALDKEAKEFSAAIRKPQKPIIPYEDDVVPTVPYIKQSPPPIFVSDDIVLSDVDLPTLSDDED from the exons ATGGCGATGTTACATCCAACCAAAGCATCGTCAATCTTTACCTCGAAATCATTCACGTCGGCTGGTGTGAAATCAAAAGGATTAAGTATTCGATCTCAATCTGATCTAAATATTGGGATCACACAATCAGTTAAATCGTCTCTGAAAGCTGGTGatgctaaaaaaaatctgcTTACTCCTCACCATGATAAAGTATCCAAG GTCATACGTAAAAAGCAGCAACAAGGATTGTCACCGACTTCAAAGTCACCACACTCATTAATccgtgataaaaataaaataaacgaagatatattcaaaaaacCATTGACACCGAGACCAATTAtcgataaaaaagtttatcccGAGCCAGAAAATTTAGCtggttattataattacgaAGACAACTACA ATCAGATGTTGATTGGAACTCGTGCGCTTGATAAAGAAGCCAAAGAATTTTCTGCTGCTATTCGAAAACCTCAGAAACCGATAATTCCTTATGAAGATGATGTGGTTCCTACAGTTCCATATATAAAGCAAAGCCCTCCTCCAATTTTCGTCAGCGACGACATCGTCCTTTCAGATGTTGATCTTCCAACTCTGTCCGATGATGAagattag
- the LOC130669005 gene encoding pleiotropic regulator 1: MMDVQRHSVHTLVFRSLKRTHDTFLMNQGLLPPVDPELERKKKSIKARDTYGHIVDKVKNQPVKPKNLNENADPPPPGDESFVGTQSSTSLVPVNTPATTPTSVVAASNPTNTVSMPVKKAPLMLKPKWHPPWKLYRVISGHLGWVRCCAVEPGNEWFATGSADRVIKIWDLASGKLKVSLTGHISSVRGLAFSHRHPYLFSCGEDRQVKCWDLEYNKVIRHYHGHLSAVYSMALHPTIDVLATAGRDATARVWDMRTKANVHTFTGHTNTVASVISQAAEPQIITGSHDCTIRLWDLAAGKSRATLTNHKKSVRSVCFHPMLNMFASASPDNIKEWKCPEGKFIQNLSGHNAIVNCLAINADGVLVSGADNGTMYMWDFRTGYNFQRLHAPVQPGSMDSEAGIFSATFDMSGSRLITTEADKTIKVYKEDDEATEESHPVNWKPEIIKRRKY, encoded by the exons atgatg GATGTTCAAAGGCATTCAGTTCACACATTAGTGTTTCGTTCATTGAAACGAACACATGATACATTTCTTATGAATCAAGGACTTTTGCCGCCAGTTGATCCtgaatt GGAAAGAAAGAAAAAGTCAATAAAAGCGCGCGATACTTATGGGCACATTGTTGACAAAGTTAAGAACCAACCTGTCAAACCAAAAAATCTAAATGAAAATGCAGATCCACCGCCACCGGGTG ACGAATCATTTGTGGGAACTCAGAGCAGTACGTCTTTGGTGCCTGTTAATACGCCAGCAACAACACCGACATCAGTTGTTGCAGCCTCTAATCCAACGAACACGGTGTCAATGCCCGTTAAAAAAGCTCCTCTTATGTTGAAACCAAAGTGGCATCCGCCGTGGAAATTATACAGAGTCATCAGTGGACATCTTGGATGGGTAAGATGTTGTGCCGTTGAACCAGGGAATGAATGGTTTGCTACAGGTTCTGCTGATCGAGTTATAAAA attTGGGATCTAGCAAGTGGTAAATTAAAAGTCTCGTTAACTGGACACATTAGTAGTGTAAGAGGTCTTGCGTTTTCTCATAGACATCCGTACTTATTCTCGTGTGGAGAAGATAGACAAGTTAAATGCTGGGATTTGGAGTACAATAAAGTAATAAGACATTATCATGGACATCTGTCAGCAGTATACAGCATGGCACTTCATCCGACTATTGACGTACTGGCAACTGCCGGTCGGGATGCTACTGCAAGAGTTTGGGACATGAGGACTAAAGCTAATGTCCATACTTTCACTGGACATACTAATACAGTGGCTAGTGTTATCAGTCAAGCTGCCGAGCCTCAGATTATCACTGGAAGTCATGATTGTACTATTAGATTGTGGGATCTAGCTGCTGGCAAATCTCGAGCGACTTTGActaatcataaaaaaagtgTTCGCTCTGTTTGTTTCCATCCAATGCT AAATATGTTTGCATCAGCATCTCCAGATAATATTAAAGAATGGAAATGTCCAGAGggtaaatttatacaaaatttatctGGACACAATGCAATTGTCAATTGTTTGGCTATCAATGCTGACGGTGTCTTAGTTTCCGGTGCTGATAACGGAACAATGTACATGTGGGATTTCAGAACtgg gTACAATTTCCAACGTTTACATGCACCCGTTCAACCTGGATCTATGGATAGTGAAGCTGGTATTTTTAGTGCTACATTTGATATGTCTGGGTCTAGATTAATTACAACTGAGGCTGATAAAactataaaagtttataaagaGGATGACGAAGCT acggAAGAGAGTCATCCTGTCAATTGGAAGCCGGAAATAATCAAAAGgcgaaaatattaa
- the LOC130669007 gene encoding tubulin-folding cofactor B-like, with product MAEYSVVTSDFVNVSITTSGQQNCIERRFQKGITIDDLKGKLELLTGGNRSTMQLEVFDKNNKLICSPNEGSRLLGSYHIDDGMILHVTDNFMRIDDELSSVPKFEISDDDYSKRPDTVKAFLAKNKLGKYNEEETKKKEEDKKREEESEIEWTKNFKPGDRCEISVPSQPKRRGTIMYVGKTDFKEGLWVGVKYDEPLGKNDGSVNGKRYFECPPKYGGFVKPLNVKKGDFPEEDYDLNEEI from the exons atggctgaATATTCTGTAGTAACGTCAGATTTTGTAAATGTCAGCATCACAACTTCTGGACAACAGAATTGCATTGAAAGGAGATTTCAAAAAGGAATAACTATTGATGATTTAaag ggAAAATTGGAATTGCTGACCGGTGGGAACCGGTCTACGATGCAATTGGAGgtctttgataaaaataataaacttatttgTAGTCCTAATGAAGGATCACGTCTTTTAGGATCCTATCATATTGATGATGGGATGATTCTAcat GTTACTGATAATTTTATGCGAATTGATGATGAGTTGTCAAGTGTCCCAAAGTTTGAAATATCTGATGATGATTATTCAAAAAGACCTG ATACTGTAAAAGCATTTTTGGCTAAAAACAAATTAGGAAAGTATAATGAAGAAGAAACGAAAAAGAAAGAAGAGGATAAAAAACGTGAAGAAGAATCAGAAATTGAGtggacgaaaaattttaaaccagGCGATCGTTGTGAAATAAGTGTACCGTCACAACCAAAACGACGCGGTACAATTATGTATGTTG gcAAAACGGATTTCAAAGAAGGTCTTTGGGTTGGTGTCAAGTATGACGAACCACTTGGAAAGAATGATGGATC aGTAAATGGAAAAAGATATTTTGAATGCCCTCCTAAATACGGTGGGTTTGTTAAACCTCTTAATGTGAAAAAAGGAGATTTCCCAGAGGAAGACTATGATTTAAAtgaagaaatataa